GATGCAAATGGCTAACAGCGAAAAGCTCGACTAACCTTGTTGTAAATTAAAAATTCCTGATTAAAGGCCGTCCGTAATGTTTTCCACCAAACAAAGTGCCATCACCCTCGTTGTCGTCGTATTGATACTGACGACATTGGGGTTAGTGATGCTTTTCAGCACCAGTGCATTTGCCATGAAACAAAGTGGGGACCCCTACTATTTCATCGAAAGGCAGGTTGTCTTTCTGTTGCTGGGTGGGGTGGGATGCATTGCGGCGGCTTGCTTAAATTACCAAAACTACGAAAAGTATGCTTGGTGGATATTAGGGGCGACGATATTGGCTCTCATTCTATGTTTGATACCGGGTTTAGGAATAAAGGTCGGAGGAGCCAGGCGTTGGTTGAATCTTGGATTTACACGTTTACAACCAGCGGAATTCGCAAAGTTAGGTGTCATCATCTTTCTTTGTTTTTGGATGGCGAAAAATTATAAATTGGTTCCAAAATGGGATTGGGGGTTTATCTATCCCGCACTCATTGTTTCTGTGCCACTGGCCCTGATTTTTCTACAACCTGACTTAGGAACGGCTTCATTAATCGGTTTAGTCATGATCATACTGATGTTCATAGCGGGGACGAAAATGAGGTATATACTCCCGAGTGTTATTCTCCTGCCTTCGATCGTTTTGACGATCGCATTAGCGATCCCCGAAAGGCGTGCACGACTGCTTTCATTCCTAAATCCAGAAAATGACAAAGACGGGAAAGGTTATCAAGTCTGGCAAGCCCTGATTGCCTTGGGCTCGGGGGGGATTGATGGTTTAGGCTTGGGTAATAGCCGCCAGAAAATGATGTATCTGCCGGAAGCACATAATGATTTTATTTTCCCTGTTATCGGCGAAGAGCTTGGACTCTGGTGGACGCTCGGGATTGTGTTTTGTTACATCCTGATCATGGTCTGTGGATTCATGATCGCCGTCTGTGCCAAGGACAAATTCGGTCTATACCTGGCTTCAGGGATTACCCTTCTGATTTGCCTACAGGCCGTTATTAATATTGCCGTTGTCACAAACCTTTTGCCGAATAAGGGAATGCCCTTGCCTTTTATCAGTTACGGGGGATCTAATTTATTGGTCTGTCTGATTGGCATCGGTATCTTAATCAATATTTATAGGCATGGGGTTTTTATCGAAAAACATGACCCTTTCGCGATAGCGGAATACACACCGAAGGTCTAAGAATTATATGAACTTTGTCATTGCATGTGGCGGTACAGGAGGACACCTTTTCCCGGGATTAGCCGTGGCAGAGGTGCTCAAGGATCGTGGACATGAGGTGACTCTCTTTATTTCCAGTAAGGAAATCGACAGGCTCGCACTAAAAGATTATCCAGGATTGCATGCAGTGAGCCTATCGGTGGTTGGTTTGCCGCCGATTTTCTCACTGAGGATGATTACATTTATCAAAGGATTTATTAGCTCGATTTTCAAATGCCTGTCGATTTACCAGACTGATGCTCCCTCATGCATACTTTCTATGGGCGGGTTTACGGCTGCACCTCCCGTGATTGCCGGGTGGCTCAAAGGAGTGCCCAGTATTGTCCATGATTCAAATGCTATCCCGGGTAAGGCAAATGTATTGGTATCTCGGTTTGTCTCCAAAGTAGTTTTAGGCTTGGATGAGTGTAGGTCATATTTTCCACATAAACCTGTGGAAATAACAGGCACACCACTGAGAAAATCATTGAAGTCGGCCACTGAAAAGCATTATGAATATTTCGGTTTGAATCCTTTGAAAAAAACGATTTTGGTCATGGGCGGTAGCCAAGGGGCGGGGGGAATAAATGAAGCTGTCCTGAAAGTCTTGCCGATCATGAATGAAGCCCAAAAAAGGGAATGGCAATTCATCCACATTACCGGCTCCAAGGATGAATCCAAAGTGCGTGAAATATACAGCAAGACCGGTGTGGTGGCATTTCTAGCC
The Verrucomicrobiota bacterium DNA segment above includes these coding regions:
- the murG gene encoding undecaprenyldiphospho-muramoylpentapeptide beta-N-acetylglucosaminyltransferase codes for the protein MNFVIACGGTGGHLFPGLAVAEVLKDRGHEVTLFISSKEIDRLALKDYPGLHAVSLSVVGLPPIFSLRMITFIKGFISSIFKCLSIYQTDAPSCILSMGGFTAAPPVIAGWLKGVPSIVHDSNAIPGKANVLVSRFVSKVVLGLDECRSYFPHKPVEITGTPLRKSLKSATEKHYEYFGLNPLKKTILVMGGSQGAGGINEAVLKVLPIMNEAQKREWQFIHITGSKDESKVREIYSKTGVVAFLAPFSHEMGEMYRVADIAISRSGAASMTELSFFGIPAVFIPYPYAAEDHQTKNARIFERAGAAQLVSQEEATPQKLVDDINKLLSHHDEFSKKARALFVEDAEIKVANVMEALCR
- the ftsW gene encoding putative lipid II flippase FtsW, whose product is MFSTKQSAITLVVVVLILTTLGLVMLFSTSAFAMKQSGDPYYFIERQVVFLLLGGVGCIAAACLNYQNYEKYAWWILGATILALILCLIPGLGIKVGGARRWLNLGFTRLQPAEFAKLGVIIFLCFWMAKNYKLVPKWDWGFIYPALIVSVPLALIFLQPDLGTASLIGLVMIILMFIAGTKMRYILPSVILLPSIVLTIALAIPERRARLLSFLNPENDKDGKGYQVWQALIALGSGGIDGLGLGNSRQKMMYLPEAHNDFIFPVIGEELGLWWTLGIVFCYILIMVCGFMIAVCAKDKFGLYLASGITLLICLQAVINIAVVTNLLPNKGMPLPFISYGGSNLLVCLIGIGILINIYRHGVFIEKHDPFAIAEYTPKV